The following DNA comes from Erythrolamprus reginae isolate rEryReg1 chromosome 8, rEryReg1.hap1, whole genome shotgun sequence.
TGCATGGATGAGGTCATAAAGCCATCAGAATTCCCATGGAGATGACAGCCTTTTCTACATACTGTACACCAATTTCAGGCAAAAGTCTGTAAAGGAGGCAAGCAAACCAATCACTAAATCTGCccatttctcccctttttgcacAAAAGGCACGTTTTTGGGAGTAGACGGCCTGTGTCTAGGGAAGCTCCTTGTTGCAGCTCCTGACCCAACACCATTTTCCCATGCTTCTGTTCCAAGTCCCAAATTCTGCCTAAGGGCTGAGGCCTTTTTCACCCAAAGGCATCCAAAGAAAGTACAGTATTGTGAGATggtgccaagtttgaggacctagAAATTCTGTCCCAGAGTTCTGAACTTCAGGCATAATTTCTCATGCAGTGATCCATGCCAGGAAAATAAACCCCAGCCTTTCTAGAAAGGGTTCTGCCAAAACAAAATATTGCATAGGTTAATTAGGGGGCGGGGGCGCAGCAGAAGGGTGGGGGAAGAAGGGGATGAGCAGATAAGTAAGAAAAGAAAGGCTGGAGGTGGGGAAAGGAGGGGCAGATGggcagaggagaggaaaagggatggcggcggcagcagaaGAATGGCAGGAGgtggggaaagaagaggaaggggccTTCAATACATAAAATATTGTATAGCTTaatgcagtatttcccaaccttggcaacttgaagatatttggacttcaactcccagaattccccagcattcgcattcgctggctggggaattctgggagttgaagtctaaatatcttcaagttaccaaggttgggaaacactggcttaatggACAGGTGGGAGGTACTAGAAGAAGGGCAGGAGGTTGTGGTAAAGTTGAGGGGCGCCAGAAGaaggccatggggggggggagagaggcagGAGGTGGAGGGAACAAGAAGGCGGGCAGGAGGATggcagaggggggagaaagaaatggCGGAGCAGGAAACCCGCTCTTCCGGCCCGCACCATCTGCCCTTTGACgtttgggggggggcacagaagccccccccccctccccgtcgGATCAGGTTCTGAAGGCGAAACGAAGAAGTGAAGAGCGGCGGATGGCAAAAGCCAGTaacggaaggaaggaggggtgaGACGCTCAGGCAGCGAAGGTCTGAGTCacagattgcccccccccccccccatcggaTGGCGAAAAAGGTGCTGCATGCAAATGTACGCCGGGcctagaaagaaacaaacaaacatacggGGATCCACGGGGAAAGAGACGAAGAGGCCCCGCCCACAGATTACGTAATCAGACGAGCGGCGGAAGGAACTGTGTGACTAAGCGACGGAAGTGCCTGGGATGCAGGTAGGGCGGGGCGGCTGCTGGGAGTCGTAGATTGACAGGTTCTGCGGAGAAGACAATCCTGGGAGGGAGGCCTGGCGGAGGCAGTGGGGAGGGAGGTCTCTTTCGGGTCCGTGAAGACGGAGGCTTCGGCCAATGTCTCCCCTGAGGGGATGGGATCGCAACCGTTACCCGCCTCTGTTTCTCCCCTTTAGGAAGACGGAGGAGCCgcccgggaggaggaggagagcgggCCCCGCGGAGCAGCCTGCGCGGTCCTGGCTCGGCTTTCCTGAGAGATGGCGGGGAAAGGCCGGGAGGTTCCGAGGCTGCAGGAGAGATGAGCCCAGGAGGGCCCAGGGAAATGGAGCTGCTTGGAGAGCGATGCGGAGAAGAGGAAACGGGCGGAGACCCCGAGACGGTCCTGGAGAGCGGAGGGTCCTTTGGAACACCCGGGCATCTCCAAAGGATCcaggaggaaggaaataaatatcagtgcctggaatgtgaAAAATCCTTCAAAAGAAATGACCTTCTTCAAAGGCATCTAAAAATCCACTCAGTTGGAAACCCACACAAATGCTTTGAGTGTGGAAAGAACTTCAGTCGAAGAGCAGATCTTAATCAACATCGaagaatccacacaggagagagacCTCATAAATGCCTGCTGTGTGGAAAGAACTTCAGTCAAAGGAGCACCCTTTATGtacataaaaggatccacacaggagaaaaaccttataaatgctttgagtgtggaaagagcttcagtcagAGGAGCAGCCATGAGGCACATCAAAGaatccacacgggagagaaaccttataaatgcctggaatgtggaaagagcttcagtcagAGCAGCAGCTTTTATAGACATAGAAGAATCCACTGGAGAGAAAAACTGAATAAATGTCTTGGGGGCGGAGGGCCCTTCGGAAGACCACAAACTCCTCAAAGGatgcaggagagagaaaggaaatatCAGTGCCCGGAATGTGACAAATCCTTCAAAACAAATGGATATTTTCAAAGGCATCTAAGTATCCACACAGATGAGAAGAAATATCAGTGTCCAGAATGTGAAAAATCCTTCCTAACAAATGGACATTTTGAAAACCATCTAAAAAACCATTCAGTTGGAAACCCGCATAAATGCTTTGAGTGTGGAAAGAACTTCAGTAATAGAGGAGGCCTTAATGAACATCTaagaatccacacaggagaaaaaccttataaatgcttggagtgtggaaagagcttccgTTACAGGAGGAGCCATGAGAGACatcaaagaatccacacaggagagaaaccatttaaatgcttggagtgtggaaagagcttctatTGGAAAGGAAACTTTTACACACATCAAAAAAATCactcaggagaaaaaccatatgaatgcctggagtgtggaaagagttttTCTGATGGTTCAGGCCTCCGCTGTCATAAAAAAATCCATATTGttgagaaaccatataaatgcctcgAATGTGGAAACAGCTTCAATGCGAGAAGAGACCTGGATAGACATGAAatgattcacacaggagaaaaaccatataaatgtctacagtgtggaaagggctttacTCAAAGGGGAAACCTTTGTGTACATCAAAGAATCCACTCAGGAGACAAACCATATCAATGCCTGGATTGTGGCAAGGGTTTCTCTTCAAAGAGAAGCCTTCATTCACATCAAAGAATCCACTTGggagaaaaaccatataaatgtctgcagtgtggaaagagctttgatTGGAGGGGAAGCCTTTACATGCATCAAAGAATCCACTTAGGAGACAAACCATATCAATGTCTGGATTGCGGCAAGGGTTTTTCTTCAAAGAGAAACCTATGTTCACATCAAAGAATCCactcaggagaaaaaccatataaatgtttcgaatgtgggaagagcttcagtCAGACAGGCAATCTTTACATGCATCAAAGaatccacactggagaaaaaccatataaatgtctggagtgtggaaagagcttcattcAGAGAGGAAACCTTTACATTCATCAAAGagtccacactggggagaaatcCTATAATTACCCTAAAATTGTTTTTCcaccaaaataagccctagtgattATTTTGGGACCCAAAATAAAATGAGGCTGGGTGTTATCTTTTGGGTATATGGATGTTTAGCCTGTAATTTAGGGTGTTGGTTATTCCTACCCTCTTAGTATTATCTATACATTTGTTGTGTTCCCATTCTATTCCCTCATTTAAGTTATTTATGAAGAGTACTGGTGCCCCACTGCTTCCTTCCCTCTGTGTAGATATATTACTATTAAGGACCACCCATTGTGTCAGCCAATTACAAATCAATCCATCCAACCCAGTCATGAGTTTCATCCCACCGTGTTTCAGTAATAGCAACTATATCCTATGTACCTTGGTGTATTAATATTTGACCATTCATGTATAAGGATTTGAATCCGTTTTGGATCTTGGGTATGTTTCTTGTATCTCCAACTGTGTATCTGTGTTTTCCATCCTTTTCACCACAGATTTATAGGACTCCTTCTCCCATGCAAACATTCTTCTGATACAACGCCTTTTTCAATGGTTATGCTTAATATCTGTTTGACTTATTCTCCATGTCTCTGATGGAACTGAGCAGGTTTTCTTCCATCCAATCAATTGTTTTGTATCTTTTCTACTGTATGGAGTATAAAAGAAAACCCGAGCCTGTCATCGGCtcctttatttcattaattaaggGAAAACTCTTTGCTAGATTACTCCAAAGGAGCCCTTAAACGATCTTACAACTCTGTGCCTAATTTGAACAAGTGTGCCATGgtagaagtccaaatatcttcaagttgccaaggttgggaaacactgctctataaccttcattatgtattggactaaataaataaataaataaataaataaatgaaagctgGACTAGTGGAGGCTTACATCCCCTTCCTCTTGTACGCACCCTCCCGGCCCCACCACAGCCAGTCAGGGGGGCGCAAGATGGGGGAGAGAAGCCTCTGCCGCAGGTTGCGCTCATTGCTCCGCAAGCCGGCTTtccaaaaggaataaaaatagctGGTGAAAGGCCCCAAGgagagcgggagggagggagagagggaaacacACACAAAGAGCAGTGTTTCTCCCGTGCAGTGTTTCAGCCTAGGTGAGAGGGAGATAGACAGTTGAGAGAAAGATGGGAGTGTTGAAAGATAGGGAAAAAAGATGAGAGAAATAtatagagaaacagagggagTTACCTATGTCCCATAGAAAGCAAGGTGCCACAAAACTTGGGCAGGTGTGTCTGGGGAGGGCTTAGAGCTTCATTCTTCTTCCAAAGAATCCACTCAGGAAAGCTATCtcataaacatagaagactgacggcagaaaaagacttcatgatccatctagtctgccattatactattttctgtattttatcttaggatgtatatatgtttatcccaggcatgtttaaattcagttactgtggatttatcaaatacgtctgctggaagtttgttccaaggatctactactctttcagtaaaataatattttctcatgttgcttttgatctttaccccaacttacttcagattgtgtccccttgttcttgtgttcactttcctattaaaaacacttccctcctggaccttatttaaccctttaacatatttaaatgtttcaatcatgtccccccttttccttctgtcctccagactatacagattgagttcattaagtctttttacgcttaagaccttccaccattcttgtagcccgtctttggacccgttcaattttgtcaatatctttttgtaggtgagctctccagaactgaacatagtattccaagtggggtctcaccagcactctatatagtgggatcataatctccctcttcctgcttgttatacctctagctatgcagccaagcattctacttgctttccctaccgcctgactgcactgttcacccattttgagactctcagaaatcactacccctaaatccttctcttctgaagtttttgctaacacagaactgccaatacaatactcagattgaggattccttttccccaagtgcattattttacatttggaaacattaaactgaagtttccataAATGCCTGAAATGTGGAAAGAGGTTCAGTGTGAGTGAAAAAACTGTATAGACATGAAATAATGCACACTGGAGAGAAGCATTATAGAAGGGAGCAATCTACATCCAAAAATCTGCCTTTAGTGCAAAAAGATGATTGCCTCTTAAAGACATTTACCTGGCATTGGTATATTAGAAAAGGTGAGGCAGGTGAGGTTTGATAGGCCAACTGTCATCTCCATGGGAATTCTGATGGCTTTATGACCTCATCCATCCTAGCGAAACTGCCAGTTACTGTCAGTTGTCAGAGCGAAGATGTCTTCCAAGAGGTAGGTTGGTTTCAGAAAGGCTCCTGGTCAATAGGACATCTTCCATTTGCAGCCAATTTATCAGAGTTGTATTGCAAGGACGAAAATGCCCATTTGGAACCTTCTTAGAAAAGAGAAGCAGAGAGGAAATGAAAAATGCCAGGCTCATTTTTCAGTTACTTTTaatttgattgattgttttaaaTCATGGCTTAATCTCTGAAAAGAACTTGATTACATGAATTGGAAGATTTTGACAGAATAAAGGGGGCTTCTTTGTCCACTTAAAAATACAGGTCAAGTAATTCAAGCAGAGCAAGAAACATCTGATATAACAAGGGTGCAGTCTGACTCGGGTTAGCTTGACATTGGCTAAACCATATGATATTATCCTCCTTTTTCTTTATCATGAGCTATATCAGGGGTCAGCAGTTTTAAATACTCACAGGGCCATGTGGCCCTGCAGAAAAAAACACTGGGAGACagacacaaaacctgggtgggcatagtccagtcaatgaagcagtggaagtgatgtgacggtgcctggaggctgttggggtctggatgggtgtcaacagactcaaactcaacatggataagacggagtggctgtgggttctgcctcccagggataaGCCTGGAATCCAGAGCAATGAGCTGAACCTGCATCAaaggctccctccctctcttgcaacCCCCTGGCTAgcaaggagaggagggggagggaagcctCCACCACTTATTTCTCCACCAGGCTGGCTTtccaaaaggaaagaagaaaaacagatggaaaaaTCTCCAAACCGAGCACATGGGGTTGCAGAGCTTTCCGAGTGAGAAGAGACACAGAGGCAGGGAACAAGAGTCATACACACATTCACAGACACAGTTGTCGCTTGAGATTTGCAGGCTGAGAATGCAGTAACAAATTGTTCTCAAGCGTTGGATATAATAGCTGGCTCTCAATTCAATCCATTCCCCCTTTTACTCccaagaaggaaaaacaaagtacaGGATCGGCAGGAAAAAGGAATGTACCCGGGCTTCTGCCCACAACTGACAGGAGTTTCAGATGTCTAGGGATGGTCTTACATGGTATTGACATTTGGAATACCCATAGAGATTATATCAAAAAATGACAGGGAGAAGCTCTGTCAAGCCCACAATAAAAAAGGCCAAATCAGCCCTAGATCCAGCCATGGCACACTTCAATTAGGATCTGAGAGGGGTGACCATTTAAAGACACTTTATTAGAGCATTGTAGCAAGGAGATTTCCCTTTATGAAAAGAAAGAATCCAGGACACAGAATTGGGCTTCATTTTATATTCCATATAGTAGGGAAAATAAACAAGAGCTAATTGCATGGAACAAATCGTTCTGCTCAGTAACATTTACATCAGAGACATCGACAGTAACAGTCCATAATATTAAGCATAACCATTGAAATTAACATTGCATTATAAAAAGAATGTTTACATGGGAAATGGCATCATGTGTCATGTAAGTCTGTTTTGAAAAGGTACAATTTCAGCCAGTTGAGACATCTAGCATGTACAATTGAAAATCTCCTTTATCAATGAGCCTGGGAAATTCCCTTATTTTGCAATTATTATTTACATGTATTAATATCTACTTTATGTAACCCACTTATTGGAATTAATACAATTATCATGAATATCATTATTCTGTTGTTTTGTAACCACACGAGCAGCTTGCCCATTCAAGACAAATTCAAATTGATATGATTTTTCTCCAGTGTGAATCATTTGATGTTTATGCAGAGTTCCTCTccgactgaagctctttccacactccagacaTTTATGTGGTGTTTCTCCAGTGTGAATCATTTGATGTCTAtataaatgttctgtcctacTGAAACACTTTCCACATTCGAGGCATTTATGTGGTTTTTCTCCTGAGTGGATTCTTTGATGTTTATAAAGGTTGCTGTTATaattgaagctctttccacactcaaagcatttataaggtttttctcctgtgtggctccttAGATGCCTTTGAAGACCTTCAtttcttttgaaacatttttcaCATTCCAAACATTTGTATTCTTCTTGTAAATGGACCCTCTGATGTCTATAAAGGTTTCCCCTTTGGCGgaaactctttccacactccaggcatttatttgGGGTCTCTCCTGAATGGATCCTTTGATGTCTATAAAGGTTTCCCCTTTGATGgaaactctttccacactccaggcatttattcaGTTTTTCTCCTGAGTGGATCCTTTGATGTTTATCAAGGCTGCTCCTCTGATTGAAGTTCTTTCCACACTCAAAGCATTTATAAGGTTTTTCTCCTGAGTGGATCCTTTGATGCACATAAAGGCTGCTTTTCTgattgaagctctttccacactcaaaACATTTATAAAGTTTTTCTCCGATATGGATCCGTAGATGGCTTTGAAGACCTTCATCTCTTCTGAAACATTTTTCACATTCCAAacatttgtattgtttttctaaatGGATTCTTTGATGTCTATAAAGATATTCCTTTAGACTGAatctctttccacactccaggcatttatttgATTTATCTCCTGAGTGGATCCTTTGGTGTTTATAAAGGCTGCTCCTGTGACTGAAGTTCTTTCCACACTCAAAGCATTTATAAGGTTTTTGTccggtgtggatcctttgatgtttACAAAGGTTGCTCCTCTGACTGAAGCTCCTTCCGCACTCAAAGCATTTGTATGGTTTTTCTCCAGTATGGATCCTTAGATGTATTTGAAGATAGTCCTTCCTTTCGAAGGATTTTTCACATTCTGTGCACTGatatttctttcctccctcctggaTTGTTTGGGGCCTCCTGGGTCTTCCAAATTTAAGTGTTTTTTCTGCTGAGTGAATCCTTTGATGTCTAGAAAGGTTTCCCAATTGACTGAAGCCTTTTCCACAATCAAAGCATTTGTAAGGTTTGTCTCCTGTGTGGATACTTAGATGCCTTTGAAGATAGTCATTTCTTTTGAAGGATTTTTCACATTCCGGGCACTGatattcctttcctccctcctggaTACTTTGGGGATTCCTGGGTCTTCCGAAGGACCCTCCGCCCACCAGGACCGTCTCGGATCCTCCGCCCATTTCCTCCTTCCCACATCGCCCTCCAGGTAGCTTCCTTTCACGGGGTCCCCCTGGGCTCATCCCTCCTTCAGCGCCAAAGCCTCCCGGGGAAGCCGTGGCGGGATCGAGCAAGGCTGCTCCGCGGGGGCCGCTCTCCTCCTCCCGGGCggcgcttccttccttccctcgccGGCCTCCCCTGTCCTCCTGtcggggagaaagagaggcgggtcACGGCTACGTTCCCTTCGCCTCAGGGGAGACATAGGCCGAAGCCTCTGTCTCTTGCGGACTCGAAAGAGACCCTCCTTCACGGTCCTCCGGGCATGGTCGAGGCGGACGTGGACTCATTTGCAGCGTCCCGAGGACTCCTTTCTGAGGGAGAGACGCTCCCAGTCTGCAATTTCCACCGTTCCTTGCGCCATACCTGCAACATCCGGGCTAATATGTCGCCCATTCAGGTTGGTCCCCCGTTGCCAGTTTTATTTCCGGAAGTGAAGGCTTCGTGCCCTTTTTTCTCAATAAGTTCTGCCGTTTCCTCTTTTAGGGACCGCCCCAAGCAGTACCTCCTGCCTATAGCCTTCACCAATTGGCATCCGCCTTCATTCAATCAGCGAGATGGCGCCTGCGCAGTGCCGTGGAAACGGAGTTGTTCGCGCGGGGGGGCTCTTGGGTCCTGTCTCCGCCCCCTCCGTATTGAGGCATGCGGAAGATAGCGGCTCTTCCATATTGGAAGCTTCTAGCAGTCCATAAAGGTAGTCTAGCTGCAGTCCATAAAACCTCGGGGTAGAAAACAAGAGACCCTAAATTCAAGTTTGGTACAGCCGCTCTTTCGGtccagcccacctcacagggttgttgttgaggGAAGTGAGAGGAAGGTGTCGTCATTGCTGGAAAGGGGCGGGGCCTCGATAGCTCCAACCCtcagctcagtgtttcccaaccttggcaacctgaagacatttggacttcaactcccagaattccccagccagcgaatgctggctggggaattctgggagttgaagtccagataactccaagttgccaagattgggaaacactgcctcagCTAATGATGTTCTCCTTTATTGTGTTGGATATATTCTCCGTTTTATCTGTAAAAATGAATAAACTCTAGGAGTGTCTTTTTAAACAGCAACTACATggcctctttttaaaataaattttatttaaatacatatacacacacaacatatggTACAAAACACAAACGTTTAAAAAGAAAACGAGGCAAATCTGCATAACGGTTCTAACTATGTATACATTATGttgcatattttaaataatagctaAATATGTTTTCATTAAAGAATTATAATCTTAATTAGTATACTGTAATCCTATTAGTATAGTATAAATAGCTCcacgaccgccttctgctgcatgaatcccagcgaccagttatgtcccagagttagccttctccgggtcccgtcgactaaacaatgtcgtttggcgggacccaggggaagagccttctctgcggtggccccgaccctctggaaccagctccccccagagattagaactgcccccaccctccttgcctttcgtaaactctttaaaacccacctctgttgtcaggcatgggggaattgagacatctcccctggaccTACAcggtttatgcatgatatgtttgtgtgtatgtttgcttttagtgttttttaaattacagtattagatttgtggtACATTGATTTATTGTtgctgtaaactgccctgagtctacggagagggccggcatacaaatctgataaataaataaataaaatctccatatttccatttaacatttTTCACCAGGCAATTGCTCTTTATATTTGTTAGTTACGTATATTGTGTCAGTTTGACCTTTTCTCTAACCAGCAGTAAAATATGAAGAATCCATGTTTTCTATTATCTAAACTTTACAAGCAATCACTGTATTTTATCGTTTCATAATTTGTTTTCTGACActgaatactgtatatctatttctTCCTGTACCCTCTTAAAAGATAGCCCCCCTCTCTTAATAAATGTTTTTACTTTCCTTGAATTCACCTGACAGTCTGTCATTGGTATacaccttttgttttgtttttctgctttttctctGTGTGTGCTTGTATGTGCTACTCTATGGCTGAAATAAACCTTGTATATTGTATTCATGTGGGCAAAGAAACCCATTTGCAAAGGTAAAACTTTCAATTTCAGGTAATCAAGTCAAGAAATCCACACCAAACTTGGTGCCTGAGTTTGTAGATTAAGACATGATTTAAATTAATCAAGCAATCATTGTGATTTCCCGAGGTAATCTGATACTGGAGTCCAGTGAGGTGCTCAAGATGGTTTTAGACATTATGTAGGGATCTATGGAGCACAGCAGAGAGATCCTTGTAGCAGTTTCTACTGGAAGAATCATAGAGAGGATCCAACTGGCAAGAGCTTCAGATGTCTGGGGATGGTCTTATATGGTACCAATATTTGGAATAACCATAGAGATTATATCAAAAAATGGCAGGGAATGGGTTTTTGACACCCCCACAACAATGCAGGCCTAAGAACACTTGCCTCAATTAAGATCAAAATAGGAGGACCATTTAAAGGCAATTTACTAGAGTATTGTAGCAAATAGATTTCCCTCCATGGCAAGAAGGAATCCAGGGCACAGAATTgggcttcattttattttaaagaagagTTGATTGCATGGAAGACATCATTCTGCACAGTTACATCAGAGACGTGGACAGTAACATCCCATAATATTAAGCATAACCATTGAAAGGAACATTGCATTAAAAAGAGAACGCTCACATGAAAAATGGCATCATGAGTCATGTAAGCCTGTTTGGGAAATGTAAAATTATAGCCAATTGAAATATCTAGCATGTACAAATAATAAACTCATTTATTAATGAACCTTGGAAAGTCCCTTATAtggcaattaatattttctttatgcATCCCTCTTATGGGAATTATCACAATTATCACGAATATCATTATTCCGTTACAGTACTTTGTAAGTACATTGAGAGCTTACGCATTTGAGACAAATTCAAATTGATATAGTTTTTTCCCCAGAATGATTCATTTGATGTTATACAGAATTCCTCTCTGACTAAaattctttccacactccaaggatttataatttttttctcctgAGTGGATCCTTTGATGCATATAAAGATGGCTGTTCTGATTGAatctctttccacactccaaggaTTCTTTGCCTCTCTTAGGATCCTTTCGGGCCTCCTAGGTCTTTGGAAGGACCCTTTGCTCTCCAGGCATATAAGAGATTTATGTGGAGTGAATGCTTTGATGCACATAAAGGTTGCTACACTGACTGAAGCTCTTACCAAACTCAAAGCATTTATAAGGTTTTTCTCCAGTATTGATCCTTAGATGCCTTGGACGACCATCATTTCTTTCGAAGTATTTTGCACATACCCCACACTTGTATTCTtcttcaaactcaatccagacaagacggagtggctgtgggtcttgcctcccaaggacaattccatctgtccatccattaccctggggggagaaacattgaccccctcagagagggttcgcaacttgggcgtcctcctcgatccacagctcacattagagaaacatctttcagctgtggcgaggggggcgttcgcccaggttcgcctggtgcatcagttgcgaccctatttggaccgggagtcactgctcacagtcactcatgccctcatcacctcgaggttcgactactgtaacgctctctacatgg
Coding sequences within:
- the LOC139171405 gene encoding zinc finger protein 721-like — translated: MQEDKESRYGKERSTAREKEESKPRGAALPGPCAASPGDRGERPGRLREAGGISPGGPRERRMRGGRCGEKETGEHLGTILEGGGSFGRLLRSPQRIHEGGKKYQCPECEKSFKNNDRLEKHLRIHSREEEYQCPECEKSFKNNDRLEKHLRIHSSKEGYHCPECEKSFKRNYHLQRHLTIHTGQKPFKCLDCGKKFSLSGSLYKHQKIHLGERPFKCLECGMSFTNGSGLYHHKKIHPGEKPREKPHECLTCGNSFSIKRDLHRHERIHTGEKPHKCLKCGKRFSRSGTLHRHEMTHTGEKPHKCLECGKSFSRRGTLHAHEMIHTGEELHKCLECGKCLSSGGTLHTHEMIHTGEKPHKCLECGKSFSQRGNLYTHQKIHTGEKPHKCLECGKCFLQRGSLYTHQRIHWKEKPNKCLKGGQTTGRDGIATVTRLCFSPLGRRRSRPGGGGERAPRSSLRGPGSAFLRDGGERPGGSEAAGEMSPGGPREMELLGERCGEEETGGDPETVLESGGSFGTPGHLQRIQEEGNKYQCLECEKSFKRNDLLQRHLKIHSVGNPHKCFECGKNFSRRADLNQHRRIHTGERPHKCLLCGKNFSQRSTLYVHKRIHTGEKPYKCFECGKSFSQRSSHEAHQRIHTGEKPYKCLECGKSFSQSSSFYRHRRIHWREKLNKCLGGGGPFGRPQTPQRMQERERKYQCPECDKSFKTNGYFQRHLSIHTDEKKYQCPECEKSFLTNGHFENHLKNHSVGNPHKCFECGKNFSNRGGLNEHLRIHTGEKPYKCLECGKSFRYRRSHERHQRIHTGEKPFKCLECGKSFYWKGNFYTHQKNHSGEKPYECLECGKSFSDGSGLRCHKKIHIVEKPYKCLECGNSFNARRDLDRHEMIHTGEKPYKCLQCGKGFTQRGNLCVHQRIHSGDKPYQCLDCGKGFSSKRSLHSHQRIHLGEKPYKCLQCGKSFDWRGSLYMHQRIHLGDKPYQCLDCGKGFSSKRNLCSHQRIHSGEKPYKCFECGKSFSQTGNLYMHQRIHTGEKPYKCLECGKSFIQRGNLYIHQRVHTGEKSYNYPKIVFPPK